From a single Paludibacter jiangxiensis genomic region:
- a CDS encoding glycosyltransferase family 4 protein has protein sequence MKIIISHPTGNSNVREAVDGLTKANILFKFYTCIAVFPETVLFKLGSISYLKELRRRKFNPNLRSMTNTYPWREIGRLFALKVGWQKLIEHESGVFSVDAIYHSLDNYIATNIQRTCKTNTISGIYAYEDGAEYSFSIAKQIGLDCFYDLPTGYWRASRALLHEEIERKPDWADTFTGFKDSEIKLKRKDKELSLADVVFVASKFTADTLKTYPGKLPPVKIIPYGFPPVFEHREYEGFEKMRKIKLLFVGKLTQQKGLADLFDAIKGLEQYVELTLVGPKPIQNIKLNHELTNHHYLKTLPHDEILLLMRKHDILVFPSLFDGFGMVITEAMSQGTPVIASDRSAGPDLIKHGENGWIISAGIPSTLRVMIEQIIETPEILEKVGRAAMESARKRPWRVYGKELANAIMEYDR, from the coding sequence ATGAAAATAATTATTTCTCATCCTACCGGTAACTCGAATGTACGAGAAGCCGTTGACGGTTTGACAAAAGCAAATATATTATTTAAATTCTATACCTGCATTGCAGTTTTTCCTGAGACAGTTCTGTTCAAATTAGGATCAATATCATATTTAAAAGAATTGCGAAGACGAAAATTCAATCCAAATCTTCGTTCAATGACCAATACCTATCCATGGCGTGAAATAGGTCGATTGTTTGCATTAAAAGTAGGTTGGCAAAAACTTATTGAACACGAGTCTGGGGTATTCAGTGTTGATGCTATTTATCACAGTTTAGATAATTATATCGCCACAAACATACAAAGGACATGTAAAACAAATACCATTTCGGGAATTTATGCTTATGAAGATGGAGCTGAATATTCATTTTCAATAGCAAAACAGATAGGTTTAGATTGCTTCTACGATTTACCGACTGGATATTGGCGTGCTTCAAGAGCATTATTGCATGAAGAAATTGAGCGAAAACCGGATTGGGCTGATACATTTACTGGATTTAAAGACTCGGAGATTAAATTAAAACGAAAAGATAAAGAATTATCACTTGCAGATGTCGTATTTGTCGCCAGTAAATTTACAGCCGATACGTTGAAGACATATCCGGGGAAACTTCCTCCTGTGAAAATAATACCTTATGGGTTTCCTCCTGTTTTCGAGCATCGAGAATATGAAGGATTTGAGAAAATGAGAAAAATCAAATTGTTATTTGTAGGAAAACTGACTCAACAAAAAGGACTGGCAGATTTATTTGACGCCATCAAGGGTTTAGAACAATATGTTGAGCTTACATTGGTTGGGCCAAAACCGATACAAAATATAAAATTAAATCATGAATTAACCAACCACCATTATTTGAAAACCTTACCTCACGATGAAATCCTATTATTAATGAGAAAACATGATATATTAGTTTTTCCCTCTCTTTTTGATGGCTTTGGTATGGTAATCACAGAAGCTATGTCGCAAGGAACTCCTGTAATCGCATCGGACAGATCGGCTGGCCCGGATTTGATCAAACATGGAGAAAATGGTTGGATAATTTCTGCCGGAATACCATCTACTCTTCGCGTAATGATTGAACAAATTATTGAAACACCGGAAATACTTGAAAAAGTTGGCCGCGCCGCTATGGAATCCGCACGAAAACGTCCATGGAGAGTATATGGAAAGGAATTAGCAAATGCGATAATGGAATATGATCGATAA
- a CDS encoding glycosyltransferase family 4 protein: MNLIIFTHPTFIGSQSMPRYARMLAEGMSARGHRVECWTAKAFFYNWPVPCSLKKWMGYLDQFILFPIIVKKRLKSCDDTTLFVFADQALGPWIPLVAHRKHVIHCHDFLAQRSASGELKENPVGWTGRLYQAYIRKGYRQGCNFISISEKTRQDLHRFLKRQPAISEVVYNGLNQTFSPGNPQQIRNLLSDKLGINLHNGYLLHVGGNQFYKNRLGVLEIYKAWRSNSNKQLPLLMIGSSPSARLIKFCEQSGYNHEIHFLEKIGDPDLRLAYQGASVFLFPSLAEGFGWPIAEAMASGCPVVTTNEAPMTEVAGDAGYLIPRMPNNLSVINHWAKTCAVVLNQICSQNKDQRDEEVNKGLENAKRFDPIICLERIEQIYLNIVNQKK, translated from the coding sequence ATGAATCTGATTATTTTTACTCACCCCACTTTCATCGGCTCTCAAAGTATGCCCCGTTATGCACGTATGCTGGCAGAAGGTATGTCAGCACGTGGCCATCGGGTAGAATGCTGGACGGCTAAAGCTTTTTTTTATAATTGGCCTGTTCCATGTTCTCTAAAAAAATGGATGGGCTACCTCGATCAGTTTATCCTCTTCCCGATAATCGTAAAAAAACGGTTAAAGAGTTGTGATGACACTACTCTTTTTGTTTTTGCGGACCAGGCATTAGGCCCATGGATACCCTTGGTTGCCCATAGAAAACATGTGATTCATTGTCACGATTTTTTGGCACAACGTTCTGCATCGGGCGAATTGAAAGAAAACCCGGTGGGTTGGACCGGACGCCTATATCAAGCCTATATCCGAAAAGGATATCGACAAGGGTGCAATTTTATTTCGATATCAGAAAAAACCCGACAGGATTTGCACCGGTTTTTGAAGAGGCAACCGGCTATTTCCGAAGTGGTATATAACGGATTAAATCAAACGTTTTCTCCCGGCAATCCACAGCAGATAAGAAATTTGCTGAGTGACAAACTTGGAATAAATCTTCATAATGGATATTTGCTTCATGTGGGTGGCAATCAGTTTTACAAAAACAGATTAGGTGTGCTGGAAATATATAAAGCCTGGCGAAGCAACTCCAATAAACAATTACCTCTTTTAATGATTGGCAGCTCCCCTTCAGCGAGATTAATCAAGTTCTGCGAACAATCCGGGTATAACCATGAGATCCATTTTTTGGAAAAAATAGGAGACCCGGACTTGCGATTAGCCTATCAGGGAGCTTCCGTTTTTTTATTTCCATCCTTAGCAGAAGGTTTTGGTTGGCCTATTGCAGAAGCCATGGCATCCGGCTGTCCGGTTGTCACGACGAACGAAGCCCCAATGACCGAAGTGGCCGGAGATGCAGGATATCTGATTCCCCGAATGCCTAATAATCTATCGGTGATTAATCACTGGGCAAAAACTTGTGCAGTTGTACTAAACCAAATCTGCTCTCAAAATAAAGACCAGAGAGATGAAGAAGTAAATAAGGGTTTGGAAAATGCCAAAAGATTTGATCCAATAATTTGTTTAGAGCGAATAGAGCAGATTTATCTTAATATAGTCAATCAGAAGAAATGA
- a CDS encoding glycosyltransferase encodes MNVLHTISSLGVNSGGPPLSTSLTVVGLRDEGINAEILSYQLASSKDNLIIDGDFIHLLPIPSIAKLAYSGKFASFLNKHTVYDLYHLQCIWQYPTYIGAKIAREKGIPYIITPRGMLYPQEFVRSGRIKKLALSLFLKRDLQQAACVQATCHEEMQHLRDLGITSPIAVIPNPIDTEKDKENILEKQDVRRFGYLGRIHPRKNIERLPYAWDILGDKVKDCELVIIGGGDIEYETFLKAEVVRLGLKNVIFTGFLSGIEKEKTIQSLSYLVVPSDFENFGMIIAEALLYGIPVITSKGTPWQELETYQCGWWIDNDVESISKTMEKAIYIPEEERIAMGKRGHSFIRDNYSVKIVANKMIELYKWILQKGKKPDFVFLD; translated from the coding sequence ATGAATGTATTGCATACTATATCCAGCTTAGGAGTGAATAGTGGAGGTCCGCCTCTCAGCACCTCTTTAACCGTCGTAGGTTTACGGGATGAAGGCATAAATGCTGAAATATTGAGCTATCAACTCGCTTCGTCCAAAGACAATTTGATCATTGACGGAGATTTTATCCATTTATTACCGATACCCTCCATTGCAAAGCTGGCTTACTCCGGTAAATTTGCTTCGTTTCTGAACAAACACACTGTTTATGATCTTTATCATCTGCAATGTATCTGGCAATACCCGACCTATATTGGGGCTAAAATTGCCCGCGAGAAAGGAATTCCCTATATAATCACTCCAAGAGGGATGCTTTATCCTCAGGAATTTGTACGTTCAGGCAGAATAAAAAAATTAGCTTTATCTCTGTTTTTAAAGAGAGATTTACAACAAGCGGCTTGTGTGCAAGCGACTTGCCATGAGGAGATGCAACATTTGCGTGATCTTGGCATTACATCGCCCATTGCTGTAATTCCAAACCCCATAGATACTGAAAAAGACAAAGAAAACATCCTTGAAAAACAAGATGTAAGACGGTTCGGATATTTAGGCCGTATCCATCCACGGAAAAATATAGAACGACTGCCTTATGCCTGGGACATACTGGGCGACAAAGTAAAAGATTGTGAGTTGGTTATTATAGGAGGCGGAGATATTGAATACGAAACTTTTCTGAAAGCAGAAGTGGTGCGCTTAGGTTTAAAAAATGTGATTTTTACCGGATTTTTGAGTGGTATAGAAAAAGAAAAAACAATTCAATCTCTCTCTTATCTGGTGGTTCCCAGTGATTTTGAAAATTTCGGGATGATAATTGCAGAAGCCTTATTGTATGGTATTCCGGTCATTACATCAAAAGGGACTCCATGGCAGGAGTTGGAAACATATCAATGCGGTTGGTGGATCGATAACGATGTGGAATCGATATCAAAGACAATGGAGAAAGCAATCTATATACCCGAAGAAGAGAGAATCGCTATGGGAAAACGGGGCCACTCATTCATTCGAGATAATTACTCCGTAAAAATAGTAGCTAATAAGATGATAGAGCTTTACAAATGGATTTTACAAAAAGGCAAAAAACCGGATTTTGTTTTTCTCGATTGA
- a CDS encoding glycosyltransferase gives MLYHDADLFVLPTYSENFGIVIAEALATGLPVITTTGTPWQELETNRCG, from the coding sequence ATGCTATATCACGATGCCGATCTCTTTGTACTGCCTACTTATAGTGAGAACTTCGGGATAGTGATTGCCGAAGCATTGGCAACCGGGCTTCCGGTAATTACAACTACCGGTACACCCTGGCAGGAACTGGAAACTAATCGGTGCGGCTAG
- a CDS encoding putative colanic acid biosynthesis acetyltransferase, whose translation MKNKIGRFLWNSCYWLLFRPFNLGLFKGWRNVLLRLFGAQIASNVHIYATAKIWAPWNLTMGEYSTLGPHVDCYNQGKISIGNNTVISQKAYLCASGHNINQPTFPLILQPIKIEDQVWVAADAFIGPGVTIEEGAVVGARAAVFKDIEAWNVVGGNPAKFIKKRELTK comes from the coding sequence ATGAAAAACAAGATTGGGCGTTTCCTTTGGAATTCTTGTTATTGGTTGCTTTTTCGTCCATTTAACTTGGGGCTATTTAAAGGTTGGCGAAACGTTCTTTTGCGACTATTTGGCGCTCAGATTGCTTCGAATGTCCACATTTATGCAACTGCAAAAATCTGGGCCCCCTGGAATCTAACAATGGGAGAATATTCAACCTTAGGCCCTCATGTAGACTGTTATAATCAAGGAAAGATTAGCATTGGAAACAACACAGTTATTTCTCAAAAAGCATATTTATGCGCATCCGGACATAATATAAACCAACCAACGTTCCCTCTAATACTTCAGCCCATCAAAATTGAAGATCAGGTATGGGTAGCTGCCGATGCCTTTATCGGGCCGGGGGTAACTATAGAAGAAGGTGCTGTGGTTGGTGCCCGTGCTGCTGTATTTAAAGATATAGAAGCCTGGAATGTAGTTGGAGGGAATCCTGCAAAATTTATCAAGAAAAGAGAACTAACAAAATGA
- a CDS encoding glycosyltransferase family 2 protein, which produces MMTSKIAVTVIVPVKNEEVNLPGCLDKLDGFEQLIVIDSGSTDRTPEIAKEYGAEYVNFQWNGQFPKKRNWALRNLKIRNEWVLFVDADEYLTPEFIEELKVKIQDPTKNGYWVVFKNYFMGKQLNHGYEFKKLPLIRKGKGEYEKIDEDSWSHLDMEVHEHPIVEGETGQFQEAILHNDYKGLEHYIARHNAYSTWEARRFLHLEKEGFSKMTFHQKIKYNLMKTPFLPVIYFFGAYILMRGFMDGRAGFYIALYKAHYFFQIKTKIEEFRKTK; this is translated from the coding sequence ATGATGACATCTAAAATAGCTGTAACGGTTATTGTTCCCGTTAAAAACGAAGAAGTAAATCTTCCCGGCTGTCTGGATAAGCTGGACGGTTTTGAACAATTAATCGTAATCGATTCCGGTAGTACCGACCGAACTCCTGAGATTGCAAAGGAATACGGAGCCGAATATGTCAATTTTCAATGGAACGGACAGTTCCCCAAAAAACGTAACTGGGCATTGCGTAATCTCAAAATCCGTAACGAGTGGGTACTTTTTGTAGATGCCGATGAATACCTAACCCCCGAATTTATAGAAGAGCTGAAAGTGAAAATACAAGATCCGACCAAAAATGGCTATTGGGTAGTATTCAAAAACTATTTTATGGGCAAGCAGCTCAACCATGGATACGAATTTAAAAAACTGCCCCTGATCCGAAAAGGAAAAGGAGAGTACGAAAAAATAGACGAAGATTCGTGGAGTCACCTGGATATGGAGGTGCATGAGCACCCGATAGTAGAAGGTGAAACCGGCCAATTTCAGGAGGCCATTTTGCACAACGATTATAAAGGACTCGAGCATTATATAGCGCGCCACAATGCCTATTCCACCTGGGAAGCCCGGCGGTTTCTTCATCTCGAAAAAGAGGGTTTCAGTAAAATGACCTTTCATCAAAAGATTAAATACAATCTGATGAAAACTCCCTTTTTGCCGGTTATTTATTTTTTTGGGGCATATATCTTAATGAGGGGATTTATGGATGGGAGAGCCGGATTTTATATTGCACTTTACAAGGCTCACTATTTCTTTCAGATCAAAACAAAAATTGAAGAGTTTAGAAAAACAAAATAA
- a CDS encoding UDP-glucose 6-dehydrogenase, producing the protein MKITCIGAGYVGGPTMAVIADKCPDIDVTIVDLNAQRIAQWNDDDLSNLPVFEPGLSDVVAKTRNRNLFFSTDVENAIREGDIIFIAVNTPTKTYGVGKGMAADLKYVELCARQIAEIAHGEKIIVEKSTLPVRTAQSLKTILSNNAKNLSFQVLSNPEFLAEGTAVQDLYHPDRVLIGGDQTPEGLKAIETLTSIYARWIPRERIIQTNVWSSELSKLTANSFLAQRISSINSISALCEQTGANVSEIAKAIGTDSRIGSKFLQASVGFGGSCFQKDILNLVYLCRYFNLPEVADYWEHVIKMNDYQKRRFANKIIETLFNSVSGKKITCLGWAFKKDTNDTRESAAIYVTTALLRDKAEIHVYDPKVTPEQIYADLDYMKQHHRSNDMTGIAGDMTTKELKDLVHVHNEPYEAMDKAHAIALLTEWEEFSSYDWEAIYNKMYKPAFVFDGRNLLQKDKLSKIGFEVYTIGN; encoded by the coding sequence ATGAAAATAACTTGTATTGGTGCAGGATATGTGGGAGGCCCCACCATGGCCGTGATAGCCGATAAATGTCCTGATATTGACGTAACGATAGTTGATCTCAATGCGCAACGTATTGCGCAATGGAACGATGATGACCTGTCCAACTTGCCGGTTTTCGAGCCCGGACTGTCCGACGTGGTTGCTAAAACACGCAACCGGAATCTTTTTTTTTCCACCGATGTAGAAAATGCGATTCGCGAAGGCGATATTATCTTTATCGCGGTGAACACCCCCACCAAAACCTACGGTGTGGGGAAAGGCATGGCGGCCGATTTGAAATACGTGGAATTATGTGCACGCCAGATCGCCGAGATTGCCCATGGAGAAAAAATTATCGTCGAAAAATCGACACTGCCGGTGCGTACTGCCCAATCTTTGAAAACCATCCTGAGCAACAATGCGAAGAACCTCTCTTTTCAGGTACTTTCCAATCCCGAATTTTTGGCAGAGGGCACTGCTGTGCAGGATTTATATCATCCCGACCGGGTATTGATAGGAGGTGATCAGACTCCCGAAGGGTTGAAAGCCATCGAAACCCTTACCTCCATCTATGCCCGTTGGATTCCACGCGAACGGATTATCCAAACCAATGTATGGAGCAGTGAACTGTCGAAGCTTACCGCCAATTCTTTTCTGGCGCAACGCATTTCAAGTATAAATTCCATCTCCGCTCTTTGCGAACAAACAGGAGCCAATGTTTCTGAAATTGCAAAAGCCATTGGCACCGACAGCCGCATTGGATCAAAATTTTTGCAGGCTTCTGTTGGATTCGGAGGCAGTTGCTTTCAAAAAGATATTCTGAACTTAGTATATCTTTGCCGATACTTCAACCTACCTGAAGTGGCCGATTACTGGGAACATGTGATCAAAATGAACGACTACCAGAAGCGCCGCTTTGCCAATAAAATCATTGAAACATTGTTCAATAGCGTTTCCGGTAAAAAAATAACCTGTCTCGGCTGGGCTTTTAAGAAAGACACCAACGATACCCGCGAATCGGCAGCCATCTATGTAACTACAGCCTTACTGCGCGATAAGGCAGAAATACATGTGTATGATCCCAAAGTAACGCCGGAACAAATTTATGCCGACCTCGACTATATGAAACAACACCATCGGTCCAACGACATGACGGGAATTGCCGGTGACATGACTACGAAAGAGCTAAAAGATTTGGTACATGTACACAACGAACCTTATGAAGCAATGGACAAAGCCCATGCGATTGCCCTATTGACCGAATGGGAGGAGTTCAGCTCGTATGATTGGGAAGCTATATACAACAAAATGTACAAGCCTGCATTTGTATTTGACGGACGAAATCTTTTACAGAAAGATAAACTCTCAAAAATAGGATTTGAAGTTTATACTATTGGCAACTAG
- a CDS encoding UDP-glucuronic acid decarboxylase family protein gives MKRILVTGGAGFIGSHLCERLLKDGNDVICLDNYFTGSKRNVVHLMDNHYFEVVRHDVTHPYFAEVDEIYNLACPASPVHYQYNPIKTVKTSVMGAINMLGLAKRVHAKVLQASTSEVYGDPFIHPQVESYWGNVNPVGIRSCYDEGKRCAETLFMDYHHQNNVRIKIIRIFNTYGPNMNLHDGRVVSNFIVQALKGEDITIFGDGMQTRSFQYVDDLVEGMVRMMNTPDDFCGPVNIGNPNEFTMLELAQTIIDLTGTSSKIIFHPLPQDDPKQRQPDISLANEQLNGWVPKVQLKEGVNKTIAYFDQLLKTLN, from the coding sequence ATGAAACGGATACTTGTAACCGGAGGAGCCGGTTTTATCGGTTCGCATTTGTGCGAACGTTTATTAAAAGACGGAAATGATGTAATCTGTCTGGACAACTATTTCACAGGGTCGAAACGCAATGTGGTGCACCTGATGGATAATCATTATTTTGAAGTAGTTCGGCATGATGTAACTCATCCCTATTTTGCTGAAGTGGACGAGATCTATAATCTGGCCTGCCCCGCAAGTCCCGTACACTATCAGTATAATCCGATCAAAACCGTTAAAACTTCAGTGATGGGAGCCATCAATATGCTGGGTCTGGCTAAAAGAGTACATGCCAAAGTTCTGCAAGCAAGTACCAGCGAAGTATATGGAGATCCTTTCATACATCCTCAGGTAGAAAGTTATTGGGGCAATGTAAATCCTGTAGGAATACGTTCTTGCTACGACGAAGGAAAACGTTGCGCAGAAACCCTCTTTATGGACTATCATCATCAGAACAACGTTCGTATAAAAATAATACGGATATTCAACACCTACGGTCCTAACATGAATCTTCATGATGGCCGTGTGGTTTCCAATTTCATCGTACAAGCACTTAAAGGAGAAGACATTACGATTTTCGGAGATGGAATGCAAACCCGGTCGTTTCAATATGTAGACGACTTAGTGGAAGGTATGGTGCGAATGATGAATACTCCCGATGATTTCTGCGGGCCGGTCAACATTGGCAATCCGAACGAATTTACCATGTTGGAACTTGCTCAAACCATTATTGACCTTACTGGGACTTCGTCTAAAATTATTTTTCATCCCCTTCCTCAAGATGACCCAAAACAACGTCAACCTGATATTTCTTTGGCAAACGAACAACTCAATGGATGGGTTCCTAAAGTGCAATTAAAAGAAGGCGTAAACAAAACAATTGCATATTTTGATCAGTTGCTGAAAACACTTAATTGA